The genome window TACGAGTCCAGTGTAAAGCTCTACCAGAACTTGTGTAGACTAAGATATCTCCGCGATGTGACGCTCTCCAAACAGGCCAAGgaaatgagaaagaagaacgagTTCGGACATACATGGTACTCTTCTCAGTTCAGACCAACATATTCCCAGGAGGCCGTTGCAGACTTGAGAGAATGTCTACTGAAGCTCAAGGATTTCCAAAAATCCATCAAGGTACACTGGGAGGACGAGTGGAGAATGGGagataaagaaaagtacTGGACTCCAGTTCTTCCAGAATTGACACACACCACTTTGCAACGTTTGGGGAACGTTGCCCGCGAGGAAAGTGTGATCTTGAAAGAACTGGGAGAGAAGGCCAAGAGCGAATTTGCAAAGCTCAGAAAGGAAGCTGACGAAGCGAAAAACATTTCCCTATGAAGATCTCTCTCATGTTTATCTGAGGTCACACTGAAATTCATCCTGTACATATTATTACACAACTTACATCATCAATATTATCCATCCATTAATCAATGAATAGAGATAGTGAACACTCGATCGTATATTCTGTCCCACTGCATAGTATCGTATCATATATGCATGCCTTGCAACACATTCATCAGCAGATGTACTGCCTACCGGATATGTACCTGACCTGCTGACAACAAGTAAATATTACATACGCAATTGCTCGAATCTGTAAACTTTCTGCGCGTTCCTGTAAGAAAAGGATACATACTTCTGCCATTCAGAGCTGGAAAGGCTGCTTAAAGGGTTGCTGACATGATGCTGACACTCAGTTCAGCTCACGCAACGACATTGGTCGCCATTCGTTATTGACACTTTTCCATATTCTTTCGTTTGAAGATCCACAGAGCACCATGCACAGAATGCGCGAAAAGGCTTGACAAacaagtttttttttttttttttttaatttatttattttattatagTGTGGGTTTTTGGACGCTTGTTAGGCCCGTCGTATAGCGAGAATTATGCACTCCTAAAAGCCGAAGAGTGGCATGTTGCACGTGACCATAgccaaagaaggaagaaataTTAGTACAGGCAAACCAAGAGATGAATAACAAGAAGGTTCCCGGATCGAACGCGTAGCAGCGAGATAGTCATACAGAGGGACATTCGTGCAGGCTCATATGCTGAACGAGGAAAATATGGAAAGACAAAAACGTGATATTTGTAGTTTCTTAGATTTCTTTCTGATTTTCGAGTTTCTGCTTTTGTTTATAGTTTCTTTCTCGTGATGTGCATGAAATGGTACGAAGTTGCAAGATGAGATATATATCTAGTAGAAATACTTATAAATACGATATAAAAGCGATAGAAATACGAGAGAGGGGTGTTACGAGGAATAGAAAAGGAGTTTAGAACCCGAGAAGAACTGGTTAAGCCTGGAGTAAACAGAAGAATCAGGTGAAATAGTTTACTTTTGAgagtgaagaagagaattgctgcattttttggttttctaTTGCTTATAAATTAGGAATTTCGGAATTTATTTCACCTTTAAACGAGAAAGTTGGGAACAACAATGAGCAGTGTTAAGAGTGATTTTGGTACCCAGTTGTACCAGAGGATCAACGATGCGTTGGATGTTTCGTTCATGGCGTCTAAAGATGCCCCTGTAGCCGTcataacaaagaaaccaGACATTTTCGACTGGATATCTGATGGGAAGTTGGCGTTGGCTCTTCCTGTGGTTGTTTACTGGGCATATTCGATGTTCTTCCATGTGATCGATACATTTGAGTTGTGCGAGAAGTACCGTATCCACCCAAGCGAGGAGGTGCAGAAGAGAAATCAAGCTTCTAGAACCGAGGTTCTTAGGGAGGTGCTTTTCCAGCACTTGATCCAAACTGTTGTGGGTCTCACCATGCTACACTTCGATCCCGTGCCGACTACCGGGTTTGAATTGCTCGAAATGTGGAAATGGAGACAGACATTACCTTCTTTTGTACCTTCTTTACTCATCAAGTTTGTCTACTGCTATGGATTTTCgattttgaagatcttTACTGGCTTTTGTATCGTGGACTCTTGGCAATACTGGTTACACAGATTGATGCACGAGAACAAGGAGCTCTACAAGAGATTCCACTCACGTCATCACAGACTTTATGTCCCATACGCCTACGGAGCTTTGTACAACTCTCCTGTTGAAGGGTTCCTATTGGACACCCTTGGAACAGGTATCGCTGCTCTTGTGACAAAACTTACTCACACGGAACAAGTAGTATTGTACACTTTTGCTACCTTGAAGACAGTAGATGACCATTGTGGCTACGCTTTACGTTTGGATCCATTCCAATGGCTATTCCCAAACAATGCTGTCTACCACGATATCCACCACCAATCGTTTGGTATCAAGTCAAACTTTTCTCAACCATTCTTTACACTATGGGACACTGTGTGTCGTACTAAGTTCCACGGATTTGAAGAGTACGAACAAAAGCAAAGACGTGTCACCATTGACAAGTACAAGGAGTTcttggaaaagagaaaaatcGAAAACGAAGAGAGACtaaagaacttgaagaaaaagatgtCATGATATCGCTTTTTCTCCCGACTTTCAATCCGGTTATTTCATAGTTTTTTGTCTTCTCTTTAACCTAGTGTTTTATTAGATGTTTGCCTATCAGTTATcatctctttttattttttgactGCTAcgttatatatatcttccTATTACTTCGTAGTATAGCAACGTGTATTCTTCGTAGATATGCAGTTAACGTGTAATGTTTCAACGTTTTTGAAGATCATCCAAATCTATCGTAATAGAAGAGCGATGTCTTTCTTGTATACAAAATGTACTTTTTttacatacatacacatatacCGTCCTAACAGTGTAATTTGCACGAAGCACCAAGAATGTTGATAGTATTTGggaatttttgttttagtaataaaaatgagaagaagaggacgTCAAGTCATCATGAAATCATAAGTAAGAGGGAATGTTGTTTCAAGCAGAATTGCATGAGCTAAAGGAATAAGAGAtaaaaaagtgaaaaaggATATGAGCCAGGTGAAGagagataaaaaaaaaccaaaaatgtAGCTACTcacttcttccaataaAAATGCAGAAATGTCGATCACACAATTATCCATATAATGCTATGGCTTATGCTAGCTGCATTATTGATAGTTAGTGTTGCTAAGTTTGATGTTTGGGTTTTTAAATCCTTCTCTTCCCGTGATGAATCCCTGTATAACACGTTATCAAGTTCCTTAGATAGCTTCTCTTAGAACTTGGTTCAACTTGTTTATCTTGTTAGCAACAGACAAGTCGACAGTTCTGTCAGAAACTTCAACAATCAAACCACCTTGGATTTCTGGCTTGACAACGTTTTCCAACTTCAAGGTCTTACCCTTACCGACCAAGGAGGAAGCAGCCAATGCCTTTTCCACTCTCTTGAATAGCTTGGAGTCCAATGGTTGAGCAGTAGTGACTGTGGCTTGGATCAAACCGTTGTATGCGTCGGTCAACTTAGAGAATTGAGCACTAACATCTGGCAACAAGGACAATCTGTTGTTTTCAGCCAAAACCTTTAGCAAGTTTTGTACAGATTGGTCCAAGTTGATCTTCTTAGATAATGTgtcagcaacaacagctcTGTCCTCGGCGGACAAAGCTGGGTTTTCCAAAATGGTGGCCAACTTTGCATCTTTAGAAACAGTCTCCTTCAAAGcgttcaaagaagaagcagcagatTCAATAGAAGTAGTCTTGGAAGCAGCAGTAAACAAGGCGGTGGCATAGGTACCATCTAGACCAAACAATTGAACTGGAGGCTTAACACCAGCCTTGGCAGAAGCTGCCATAGAACGAACAAAAACTCTGGAAAACATTCTCTTCGTGGAGGTCACTTACTGATTCTGCGTTACTCTAACAGCAAATCCTGAATTAAACGTTAAAAGAGAATCTAGCTGATAACAAAAcccaaaaagaatacaataAACTTCCTAAAATTAATGAAGAACCAAGAAcaactttcttctctccAATGTTAAAggtgtatgtgtgtatgaATACAATTTAAGTTGTGTAAAcctcaattttttttcctttaccTAGTTgaaaaaacatcaaaattcagaaattgagaaaaccaaaaaactCGGGAAATATGCGCTGCGGCATCACTGTAAGATCCGAGTACAAGagaccaaagaaaaaaaaaaaaaacgagCTGAAATTAAGAGAGAACACTACTTTCGTGTATAGTGACTATCACATTTTATTGGCTAGAGGTCACGTGAAAGGCATTCTGTTTCGCTAGTAAAGAACGTTCCATTAGCTACGCTACAAGGCTTGTTGGTAAAGTAAACAGTTGGTGTCGATATTTTGGGCTGCTCAAAACGTTTTCGGCAGAGATTTATGGATTATTTTTGTGGGCACGTGACTTGTATTTGGGCTGGCTGTcgtctttctttttcggtttttttatgatatctttctttttccttcattttttcCATGAAAAAGCTTCCATCAAAGAAtaagcgatgagatgagatgagatgagatgagatgagctgaGTTATAACAAGAGTCTCTTTTAAACGGCTAAGGGTTTGCAAATTTAAAGACCGAACATTGATATTATAGCAGCCAACCAAAGGCAAAATAAATTTATCATAGGAACGAAATAAATATGGGTAAATCTTTGGCTGAACAGATTGCAGAAATCGCTAATAAACCTCAGGTCGAAGactttgatattgaaaatgagGATGCTGTATTCCAACACGGCGGGTCCAACTCAGGTTCGGACGTTGATTCCGATGAGGAAAAGgatgaattgaaaaagcaGCACTATGTTCCGGTGGGTAAATCGAAACTTAGGGAGGCTGCTGATCAAGGGTTAGCCTTGAAGGATAAAAAGTATATTGGTAGTAAAGGATCTAGGGCCTCGGTTTTCAATGATGAGGATCTGAAAATGCCTGTGCATGAAGGCGATTCCGAGTCTGAGCTCGAAGAATCTGATTCTGGGGTAGATCTTGACGCACActctgaatctgaatctgaatctgaatctaCTTCTGAAGCCGATTCAGACTCTGAAGAGCTTAGCGATGctgaagacgaagaagaagatgaagaaactgctacaaagaaaaaaagattagCAATGTTAGTCCAGAAACAGACAAAGTCAGTGTCTCGTAGTTTGGCAGAATCTGTTCAAAAGGACGCTTCAAAGGGTTATGCTATCATTCGTCAAAACAAGTTTTTCGataaagttttggattCGAGAATTAAATTACAGAAAGCACTCAGCGCATCAAACCAACTACCAGCTTCGGAGGAATCCTGGGAAAAACTCTtggatgaaaagaatacaaaaCTATTGAATAGCACATTTAAAATCCTGGAAAAAGTCATGACTCAATGTATTGCAGTGAGACACAAATTCCAAGAAGGTGACCATATAGATCAAAGTGAAACACCATCAAGTTTTGACACAACTAGAAAGAGATCATTTAAGGAACTTCatgaagagaaaataaaattggATGCAGACTTGAAAGTGTACCGTTCTGCAGTGCTTAACAAATGGTCTGCCAAAGTTAATGCATCCTCGGGCAAGTCTCTCCTCCAATCCTCTAAGTTCAAGAGTATCAATCAATCAGCTGAAGTTCAAGTAGAAAACCAATTGGCTGATATGCCTAGACTtttaaaaagaacaaaacttAACAGAAGTAACGTAAAACCATTGTTATTTGAAGAGGACATCAAGAAAGGCAATTTGAAGGAGCTAAAAGAAGACGCAAACaaggatgaagatgatgacgaagatgaaaatCCAGATATCCCAAAGAATTATgatccaagaagaaaggataACAATGGATTGGACTTCACAGAAAATCCTTATATATACGATGACGAAGATTTCTATAGGGTGTTATTGAATGATCTtgtggaaaagaaaattgcCAATTCCCAACAGCAAGGTAATGGTATCACTTTAGCTATTACATCCCGTTCGGAAAACAAGCTGAGAAAAAACATCGATACAAAGGCTTCAAAGGGTCGTAAGCTAAACTACAGCATCCAGGAACCAATAGCGAACTACGAAGCTCCAATCGGATCAGGATATAAATGGTCTGATGAACAGATTGATGAATTCTTTGCTGGTTTATTGGGCCAAAGAATCAACTTTAACGAGGATGAACAATCTGAAACTGAAACAACAGAACACAACGAAGAATCAGAAGCCATCAAGAATGATGACATCAAAATCTTTGGGTAGATTGGTACAAATTAATATTACATTGATTGATAATAGTGTTTCCTCTCCAGATCAGAAAATAATAGACagtatatattaatatacaaGTAGGAATTATTAAATGTACAATCAGGCATAATCGGCAATCATATTACCACTCATATTGCTTACCATACTCTCTAAATCTATCTCattatcttctttctctcttctaaTGCATTCTTCTACTATTTCATCCCAATCAGAAGACCAAATACAATACCCCAAAGCGAACGCTAACAACAAAATTCCGACACCACAACCATACCATAAGCCTGGTAAACCCAATTGAAGTCTTCCAAATGTTAGCCAAGCACTTAATGGTAAAGCAATGATATAATATGCAACGATATTTAATATGCTACCAATACGTTGGCGACCTTGTCCGCGAAGCATTGCTGCACTGAAGGTCGTAAAAGCGTCATACAATTGATTGAAAGCCAATATTGGCATCACGTTTTTACAAAGACCAATGACCTCTTTGTCGTTAGTAAACATATGAGCTAGCCTTGTGTTACCGATTAAAATTATGCTACAATTTAGTAACCCAATAAATAATGCAATAACGTAAGATGTCTTAATGCTGAGCCTAGCATTATCTACTGATGCAGTTCCAATATAATTGGCTACTCTTGTAGAAACAACGCAGCCCATAGCAAAAGGAATCTGGTATACTAGAGATCCAACGTTGGAGATAACTGACTGAGCTGCGATAGATTGGATACCAAGATAAGTTGACATGATCGTCAATACCTCAAACGAAAGATATTCTGCCTCAATCATTAAAAGTCCTGGGAACGCTAAATTGAACATAGGCATCCAAGAGGAAAATAAGCGTTTAAAGTGAAACCTTGATGTGAAAATAGGATACCAACATTTCAGAGTATCTGGCTTCCAGAACTTGGCATATACGAAAAGCATCAACGACATTACCCATTGGGAGATAGCAATCCCAAGAGGTGCACCGGCGAACCCAAAACACTTAGTGAATGAGTATACCAGGACGAAGTTGATCGGGAACGTCAATAAAAGAGCATACGTACCTGCTTGGAAATGTCCTTGAGCTTGTAAAAACCTCTTACCTGTTTCGAAGAGAATAAGTCCAGGAATCCCAAAGGATAACACCCTCAAAAAGAGTTGAATATCTGCTAGAATATCACCTTCTGCAATGATGTATCCTAACCACGAGGCACTACACCACCATGATGCTACAACTGGTATGATACCAGTAGCAATCATAGCCGCACAGCGGAATGCATATAGACCAACCTTGGAGTATTTTTTGGCACCATATGCTTGTGAACAAAATGTATCTAGTGATGTTGCCATACCTTCAACAAATGCTAGACCTGTAATGTTATACGTCATTACCGCAAGTGATGCAGCTGCTAGCGCATCACTTGCAGTGCAAACGTGCCCAACAACGAAGAGCGAAACAATAGTAAGAGAGTATTCCAGCAAAAAGGTTAAAGTAATCAAAACCGAATTGTTCAATACATACCTCATCTCAGTGCTAAAGGACGTAGGTATGGTTAAATCATCCAtgaaatcttcttctaatatGTTATCGGGATCTACATCAGGGCTCATAAGCCTAAACCGATTAATAACCGCATCACCAGATGAAGCTGACTCACCATCACTTTGGTAACCACCAGAGTTTTCAAAAGTATCATACCTAGGCTTATTTCGCGAACCTATTAGACTGCTACTCTCAGAATCCATCTCTTTTTACACTATTTCTTCAACGAAGGCTCGACTCTGCAGCCAACTAACAGCTCTTAGACTTCCAACCACCAGGAAAAATGCTTAGGACTAAAAGCTATTCACCTTGACTGCACTTTATACTCGACGAGAATCACTAGAGCCACACTTATATCGCTACCAATAATTTGTTCTTGGTACATGACTGTATTGATGTTCTATATTGGACACTGATAAGATAGTAAAAAAACCGCTTAAAAGTTGTTGTATCATCGCTTATGAACCATattaagagaaagaaaggcaAAAAGGCAAGAAATTAGGCGACATATTTGATATATGACATTTCTACTACGGCCCGTAAGTGGGCATTCAGGTGCTAATGCTAACAATGTCATGAAGATAGAGCCTAGTCCGTG of Kluyveromyces marxianus DMKU3-1042 DNA, complete genome, chromosome 3 contains these proteins:
- the BFR2 gene encoding rRNA-processing protein BFR2, which encodes MGKSLAEQIAEIANKPQVEDFDIENEDAVFQHGGSNSGSDVDSDEEKDELKKQHYVPVGKSKLREAADQGLALKDKKYIGSKGSRASVFNDEDLKMPVHEGDSESELEESDSGVDLDAHSESESESESTSEADSDSEELSDAEDEEEDEETATKKKRLAMLVQKQTKSVSRSLAESVQKDASKGYAIIRQNKFFDKVLDSRIKLQKALSASNQLPASEESWEKLLDEKNTKLLNSTFKILEKVMTQCIAVRHKFQEGDHIDQSETPSSFDTTRKRSFKELHEEKIKLDADLKVYRSAVLNKWSAKVNASSGKSLLQSSKFKSINQSAEVQVENQLADMPRLLKRTKLNRSNVKPLLFEEDIKKGNLKELKEDANKDEDDDEDENPDIPKNYDPRRKDNNGLDFTENPYIYDDEDFYRVLLNDLVEKKIANSQQQGNGITLAITSRSENKLRKNIDTKASKGRKLNYSIQEPIANYEAPIGSGYKWSDEQIDEFFAGLLGQRINFNEDEQSETETTEHNEESEAIKNDDIKIFG
- the ERC1 gene encoding Erc1p, with the translated sequence MDSESSSLIGSRNKPRYDTFENSGGYQSDGESASSGDAVINRFRLMSPDVDPDNILEEDFMDDLTIPTSFSTEMRYVLNNSVLITLTFLLEYSLTIVSLFVVGHVCTASDALAAASLAVMTYNITGLAFVEGMATSLDTFCSQAYGAKKYSKVGLYAFRCAAMIATGIIPVVASWWCSASWLGYIIAEGDILADIQLFLRVLSFGIPGLILFETGKRFLQAQGHFQAGTYALLLTFPINFVLVYSFTKCFGFAGAPLGIAISQWVMSLMLFVYAKFWKPDTLKCWYPIFTSRFHFKRLFSSWMPMFNLAFPGLLMIEAEYLSFEVLTIMSTYLGIQSIAAQSVISNVGSLVYQIPFAMGCVVSTRVANYIGTASVDNARLSIKTSYVIALFIGLLNCSIILIGNTRLAHMFTNDKEVIGLCKNVMPILAFNQLYDAFTTFSAAMLRGQGRQRIGSILNIVAYYIIALPLSAWLTFGRLQLGLPGLWYGCGVGILLLAFALGYCIWSSDWDEIVEECIRREKEDNEIDLESMVSNMSGNMIADYA
- the ATP5 gene encoding F1F0 ATP synthase subunit 5; this translates as MFSRVFVRSMAASAKAGVKPPVQLFGLDGTYATALFTAASKTTSIESAASSLNALKETVSKDAKLATILENPALSAEDRAVVADTLSKKINLDQSVQNLLKVLAENNRLSLLPDVSAQFSKLTDAYNGLIQATVTTAQPLDSKLFKRVEKALAASSLVGKGKTLKLENVVKPEIQGGLIVEVSDRTVDLSVANKINKLNQVLREAI
- the SUR2 gene encoding sphingosine hydroxylase is translated as MSSVKSDFGTQLYQRINDALDVSFMASKDAPVAVITKKPDIFDWISDGKLALALPVVVYWAYSMFFHVIDTFELCEKYRIHPSEEVQKRNQASRTEVLREVLFQHLIQTVVGLTMLHFDPVPTTGFELLEMWKWRQTLPSFVPSLLIKFVYCYGFSILKIFTGFCIVDSWQYWLHRLMHENKELYKRFHSRHHRLYVPYAYGALYNSPVEGFLLDTLGTGIAALVTKLTHTEQVVLYTFATLKTVDDHCGYALRLDPFQWLFPNNAVYHDIHHQSFGIKSNFSQPFFTLWDTVCRTKFHGFEEYEQKQRRVTIDKYKEFLEKRKIENEERLKNLKKKMS
- the MHR1 gene encoding mitochondrial 54S ribosomal protein mL67 yields the protein MSKHIAITKFRPANWLKKAGYAPQVFVFRNLESGQVLYSQFPTFTWAQVEKNFQRPNWENKKPSTRRDIWKCMAVVDLPDYESSVKLYQNLCRLRYLRDVTLSKQAKEMRKKNEFGHTWYSSQFRPTYSQEAVADLRECLLKLKDFQKSIKVHWEDEWRMGDKEKYWTPVLPELTHTTLQRLGNVAREESVILKELGEKAKSEFAKLRKEADEAKNISL